Part of the Primulina huaijiensis isolate GDHJ02 chromosome 15, ASM1229523v2, whole genome shotgun sequence genome is shown below.
CATTAGCCAAATCAATTATTCGTCAATTACCTGATCACGATCCTCAAATAAAAAGGCCAGGTTAATTACCTCGTCAAGATCCTCAAAGGTGTCCTCTCCAATTTTCAATGTTTTCCCTATTCGAAGCAAGCTTGTGATGTCCTTATGTTCCTTTCCACCTTCAACTATGTCCTTGTTTGCATAAACCCCATCATAGATTTTCAATGTTAAAGTCAAATGTGTAGGACCATGAGCGTTTGGACAGATAACACTTTCACCAGGATCTTTGTCTGAAAGAAACTGgccaaaattggaaaaataaaggATAAACACGCAAAAAAAGAAGCTAAATTTATCAAAACAAGCACAGTCAAGGAAATTATTGTCCCAAATTTCAAATTGTTTGGAAAAAAGGAGGAAAGCCTGTAGACAGCTAGAGACTTTTTATGAAAAGTCATTGTACACCTTTACTGTAAAGCAGAAATATGAATCATTCTTAATCTATTGTGCTTGAAAATATCTTGTAAGTCCCACATAGTGGTTGTAAACAAAATCACATGGCATTCGACAAAAAATGTGTACCATCTACAAAGAATCTGATGTATACACATGGATACATACATACAGTTTAAAGATTGCACGATCATGTTATGGCGTCTAAGTCAATGCAATACATGACAGGAGCACTGACCATCTACAAACAAATGTTAACTTGCGTAAACTAAGAAGTGTAATAGATGCTTCCACAATTTGAATTGCACTCACATTATTTTCTTAGCAGCATCCACAACGGAAAATCATAAGATAAATCACATTATTAATGAAGTGGACGGTTCATTGAAGCTTTACATATCAGCAATTGAAATGCAACAGAGGCACAAATAATATATCATGATGAGCTACTTGGAAATTGATAACACACCTCTACTGCCTCATCAGAAGTGATATTTTGGAATCGAGGGTGGACAATTATTCTTGGCTTCAAATGTTTCTTCGCAAGCTCCTTTTCTTTATGAGCTTTTTCCTGCTCGGTGTGTGTGGCGCTGCGTTCTTCGTGATAGTAAGGATCCATACTTCGATGGTTCTGCAAGCGGTTATTCCTCATTTCATTTTCTCTACAAGTTAAGAACACCTGATAACGATTCTTTtgaattgatttgattttgCATGTTATAATATCACCTTCATGGAGTTTATCAGATAATTCATTAATATCACGCCAGTCATCAGCGCAATCTTCCTTGGTGAGCATGCCAGTCAATCCAGATTCAAGGACACAAATAGCTCTTTGAGGTTGAATCCTTCGCACTGTTGCTTGTACGATCCTTCCTTCTGATAAAGTTTCTTCAGTTTCTCCTGAGATCATGTAAAATTCATCATCCTGACTTGGTTCCACATATGGTCTGCGACGATCTTGGAAtccttcaattaactccaatcTTATATCATTGAGGGTTTCTTTTCTGTTCAAACGGTTTTTCTGATCAGCATATTCATGAACATCAACAGCCCTCAATAACTGAGGCTTTTCCCTGACATGTTCAATGGCCATTTCCAgcatatcatcatcatcattgaCATCATCATTGACATCCTCCCGGTAAATATCTTTGGCCAGTTCTTGAGCAAGGCCATAAAACTCTGGATGAATTCTTGTATCATCtaacaaatcaataaattgaGTACTACTAGAAGTCAATCCGCTACGACGGACTCGAAGGAAACCAACTGCATTAATGAAAACCTTTTTACCAAGACCATGATGTGTCAACAGGTCTTTCCTAGTGAAAATGGCTCCAGCTCTTACTAAAGACCTTTGGAGAGAAGCTGCTTTTCTGGGTCCAAGCCCAGAAATAAACTGCAGAGGAGCAAACAACCATTCGTGACTGGAAGCCAAGTTAATGTCAAGACCAACTTGGTTAGTTATATCCACCATAACTTGTTCAACCTTCCCATACTTCTCATCAGGGGTCAGAAAATTTTCCAAGGGATGCAGTTTCCAAGATAATATCTCCCTACCTGGCCCACATAATGTTGCAACCATGGCTAATGGATTCTGAAGACAGCGTCCCAGAGCCACAGAACGTCTGATTATACCCGAAGAATGGAagaaatcataactatttctaCAACTCCTACACATCTTACAATTTTCCTCGATATAAATGTCAGAAACATGGGTAGCCACAACATGCCCATAACCTTTAAGGATAATAGGATCTTTCTCAACCTTAACATATGAAAATatctacaaaagaaaaatagaaaaaggtTATTACCTTCCTGGGAGGGAAGCTGATCCACAGATATGCGGGAATTTTCATACAAGTGCGGAAGAGATTCATCACCATAGAAAATATTCAGATTATCCATATCGTGACCAACATCTCTTGGATTATCCTCCACCATTTTGAATATAATCTGATCATAAAAGCGGCACAACGATAAAGAATAAGCTCAACATACGAATGGTTAATTCAAGGAGGTGCATaactttttcaaatatattaaacaGAAGACAAACATAAGAAATGGTTTGAAAATGTTACCTCATAAATATCTTCCTTCAGCCGAGTACAAGACAAATTAGCTGCCCCTAGAGCGACAACATGTGGCTGGTGGTCCATCATAAATTTCTGCACACGCTGTTGATCATTTCTCTTATGTTGCTGAGCATTAACATTCTGATTGCTAAGGCTGAGTGATGGAGCATTCAGCACATCTAAAATCTCTCCAGCTGCATCCAGCATCACAAAAGTCGTAGCTGGCTTACCAGGGCCCCAGCAGCAAGCCATAACCCTGGGTGCTGCTTCTTCATCTGTATTGACATCATTTTCTTTTTGCTGAAATGGTGCCACGGATACTTTGTCCCACAACAGCTTTCCAAATTGCCATAGCAACCAGGTTTTTGCTCTCGTAGTCAGAAATGATCTAGCTTCTTTTTCCATTGAAGGTAGAAGAAAATTGTAAAACGCGTCATGAAGAATTAATTTTCTCTGCTCATTCCATAATTGAGCGGATCTGCTAACTCCATCACTTAGATAATAATCGTTTGAGTCGCTTATCAATTTATCGAGAACTACTTCTGGTAGCTTGATGGTTACTTGAAGGAGCTTCTCCTCTTCAGCCTTCTGAACTAAAAGCCAAGTTGCATCCTCGAATCTAGTAAGTGGCTTGTCTCGTAACCACTTCACTCCAGCAAACTGGTGAAAAGAATCAATAGCCACGTTCCCATCGGATGTAGGACTGGTTGACACTAGAGCATTTTCCATAAAGATGCTACGGACATGCCTCCGGACACATGGTTCACAGCTAATCTCCACAGCTGCCTGGAGAGTAATGCAAGATGGCAAACTTTAATAAGACCTATGAAAATCACTGAAGGTGCATTTACgattcaaaataaagaaaatctgCATACCATGTGCCTTGCACCTTTGAGAACAGCTTGAGACGTTTCAAACATAGCACACGTAAAATTAGAGGCCATTTCTTCGGGTGTTTCCTTTGCATCTTCCAATTCATCCATTCTCTTCAAAGattttaaccaaaaaaaacCACTAAATACTGCAGCTAAAAACCAGGGAAAccagaaaaaaacaaacaaacaaaactaCCATTTTCTCCAGAGAAATCTGCAATCCAAACTGCTCAGAACTGTAACCAAACTTATTTGCAACCTCCCATAAGCCAGCTTTACTGCAAATGCTGTACTGCGACCTCCTCTTTGGTCTTTTAAACTGCCCTTCATCAAGGACAACTTCGCCAGGGGGGAAGTGCAAATTAAATTTAGAGTCGACGTCATCCAATTCTCTTTCTGAATCAGCAGCTTTGAGTGACTTGGAAACTGATTCAAAGAGTTGTTGGTTTAAAGTAAGCCGTGTCTCATCATATACTCTTCGTAACTCTTCCTCAAATCGCTTCTTGTAGTATAACTGTAGTGCACTCTTTCTTTTCTGAAGAAGAAGCCACTTCTTATCCAAGTCATGGATTGTCCAAAGCACCTGCAACACACCACTGTTTGAATATCTTTCTGAACCTTCCCAAGTAACCCCTCCACACAAGACTGAATGTACTTTGTAAAAGTAAATACATCTTTTCAGAAGTAAACCCTCTCTTGCAATTATACAATTGTTTCTTAACGGTAAAATATATAAAGGGGGCTTTCTTACCATGCTAGTTTTTCTCAATAACTAGACATATTGAACATGTTAGAAAACCTTCAGTTCATAAAACACTCAAGTATCATTCGACAATTTATATGAGTGTAACAGATATTTCAACATAGTCACAAATTAGACAGATTGTGAGTACTACCCTTGTGCCATTTTAGTGTCGCTCTCCAGTTAGGGTCATTTTGAATGTCAGCTTCAGGCTCATCTGGTTCTTGTAATAGGCTGAAAATCTCCTCTTTCCGGTACATAGCAATGAATGGTATCTAATCACATTGatgaacaattaaataaactctaGAAAATCATATTAACTCTTAATATAGTCTCATGCTAAAGCACAGATAATCTTATGCTTCAAACTAGGAAGAatataatgaaatattaaaatacaaaaataaagtgAATTTGAACCATGATAAGTTGATCACAACTGCGAACAGTTGATACATTATTCTGATATAAACAAACACACCAAAAACAAAGAAAGCCTCTCTATTTGAAGCAAAAAGaccaatttataaaaattacataCATCTAACTTCTGACCATGCATTAATTCCAAAAATCTTGCAATATGGCTCTTGACTTCATTTAAATCTTCAGCTGCAGAACCTCTCTTGTTCATGAAAGGCACTACACCACCCACAAGCTGATTAAATATCCACTCTCTCTCCAACTCAACGCTAAGTTCGTCTATTGCAGGTTGACCAGTACTTTCCTCAGATATCTACAAAGAATAATAGAAGCTTTACCAAAAACAGAAGCCTCATAATGGGAAAGAAAGGACAGATATTCTTAAAGACACTAAACAAACCTGCGTTCTTTCAGGAATGTCTATTTCCCTGATTCGATCATCCTTTTCAGTCATATACTTGTCAGAAAGTACACTGGGATCGAATTGATCTTCAAGGCTTCTTTCACCGGTTTCACCATATGTGTCTCTCACTTCCAATTTGCGTATCCTCAGAAGGTCTTCAACATCTCCAAATATTTCATGTGCTTCCTGGAGTGCATATGATGATATACCAGGTCGTTGCTTGCTCTTTTTGGGCTTCTTCCCCCTGCATTAAGATAAGAAGATATATGCTCACAATAAACAGAGTGTACAGCCAGATTACACAAAATTTAGGAAAATAAAACGTACCTCACAGGAGCTCCGTGTTCAtcaacttcttcttcatcaacaATAAAATCAGCCATTTCATCTTCTTCACCCATGTCTACATCCTCCTCTTCTTCTGCCTGCTCATCCTCCTCGGCAATATCCTCAAGGGGTTGTCCTAGaatatttgagaaaaaataagCAATGAGAAGATGCTAATTTTCTGCAGAAGAGAGACCATGGTTCAGGCGAGATTTACCATTATCATCACCAAACAAGCTACGTTTGAGCTTCTCCTCAGCTGTACGCCCTCCCATTCCATTTCCATCAAACTCCTCTTCATCAGAAAACCCAGACGAACCTTCTTCCACATCTCTCCGAGCCTTTTTCAATCGTTTGAACTTCTTGTTCTCCTAATCATGTAAAAACAAGTTCCACCATTAATGACTGATTctataagataaatatatagaAATCAAACTTGGACTTCTTAAGGCAAAATTAATTTGCTCCCAATCCGTGAAAGGCATCAGGCATCAAACCAGGTAAGAATTCAAACTTACAAGTTTTGGGCGAGGAACGGAGATGTTGCTCTCCTGAAGAAGTTCATAATCATCTTCATCAAGCACGTAGTTCCTCTCAGAGTCCCTATGAAAGAACTTTTTATCAAGacagaaatcatattttcatcctTGGACAACAGAGAAGCAGAGTGAATATTGTAATCGTAAAGAAAAGTATCCAGGTGAgtgatgaaataaataaataaccttttcttccttttcttcttcttttgccTCTCCTTGTCACTATCAGCTCTTTCTTCTTCCTCCCCCTCTTCTTCCTCAACATCATCCACTATGAACCCATCTTTCTCATATTCATCCTGTCCTTCTGTATCAAAACACCAACAAATTTCATTGTGTTTTGATAAGTTATAAAAGAAAGGGAGAAAGATATCTATCAGACATCTCCGGAGAGAATTCTTTCATGACGTACATATTCTAAAACAATCAAATTCAtgctataaatatgattattccTTTTCTTCATATTAAAAATTCTGGTTCTTAAGAAATGATAAAACAAATTATATTCACAAAATAACAGCATGGTGTGATGAGATTCTAGTCTGAGCAACACCATGACTAAACTACAACTATGAGACAATGGAAAAGCATAAACCCACAAATCATGCAAAATTATGCATAGATGCAATCAAAGCAATACACCACAAATAACCAATTTTTCAAATGAACGAACAGTTGCCAATTACCATACTTTAACCGAAGAAAGTAGCACCTTCGAAAAAATACCACGCCTAGATAAATAAAACTTCTCGTAAACCATTGGGGTGGGGTAATTTCAGCCAACAAAAAAAACAACTGGAACTTTTTGAAATCCTAACTCAATTGAacgatttaaaaagaaaaaattatttgatattttttactaAAACATAATAATGTAAATACTTATACAAATTATTGAACTAAAACTGGAaactttaaaatacaaaaacgATCAAACAATGAAAATGTACAATTAACTCtaaataattagaaaaattCACATATGAAAGATTACGAAGACGAGGTACGACACGCACCATCGTCTTCGTCATCCTCATCGTATTCACCGTCACGGGCTCGGTCTCCAAAAGGCCCTTCATCAACTTCTTCTTCCTCAACTCCAATCTCATCTTCAGGAATAAAAAATTCGAacgaaaaaaagaagaaagatcaAATCTTTATTCTTATATAAAGTATTTTAGCAGAAATTGAAGGTAATTCCCGGTGAAGAGAGTGTACCTTCATCGTCGGAGATGAATGTGTTCCCGGCCATCCCAATTAAGTTCCTGTGTATAGCTAAAAGAAAACCCTAGAAAGAtatgtaataatataatatactaTAATTGTAGATATAACTCCAGTTTTCACGCACTTTAAAGTTTCAAGTAGCGTTTTCGGTGTTTCTGTCTGTGTGCATTGCGTGGCGAAACTTTTCAAGGAAATGttctaaatatgttttaaaaaaattttaaaaaaaaagtggataataattttaaattgtgATTGGATGTATAACatgttatttaataaataacaaGATACCAAGGTCAAAATCCATCCAGCACACCTAAACTCACTTTTATATCCAAGATACATTACGAGCTCTCTcattatcatattttatcattttgttatttGTTGACTTGAGTATCGAAATATATACGTCAGACTCTCGGTGTTTATAACGTTTTTTCGTGACTTAAGTGACAACCAacaagtttattttttaatattttatcagACGCGAGATTGTGTATGATACCATTTGCAAGCTCGTGTATGATATCATCGCTTACGAGGCTACGAGAATCCACATACGAAGTTAAAGTCTACCAATCTACGCTGGCGAAGTTTCGATTTGTGAAGTTAAAGTCTATTGGTCTACGCTTACGAAATTCCAACTTGCGGGTCTACTTTTACAAAATTCCGACCTACAAAATTACAGCCTACGAATCATACACTCACAAACCGATTGTATTTCGTACTATGATTTACATAGTTGGATTAGTTGTATTTTTTACTAAATCAAACCGTTTTCCATATAGTTGGATTAGTTGTATTTTTTAATACATCAAATCGTTTTccatatatgttaatatgaggGACaagtaaattataataatactaTAAAACACAGACATGTAATTGTGCTTACAAAGATTGTACTTGTATTTATTATAGAATAGAAAGTATATAATTATGAGCatgttaaattcaaaatttaatattccaTGGTATTATTAATGTAACATTACCATTGTAATATAATAATTCGATAAATAAAAAGCCGATAAATGAATGGATAGTCCGCCGTGGGGTTAGCAGCTAAAGAAGATGGATTGCAAGAAAAATGAAGACGGTCGTGAAGAGAACACTCGATCATTTCAAACAGAAACTTTTTATGCAATACGTTCTTAAATTTCAGCTGATTTCATTTTCTCTTTAGTAGCTTTTATATGACCTCATAGTGTTTAGAAACGGTCTTTTAGctctattaattaattttcagtcgtaataagttttgaatttcGTTTGAAAGATCATAATTAAGTTTTATTTCATTTGCCAATCTTTACTATCGTTTTGTAACTAATGATTGAcaatcatatataaaaattttatacacaattatataataataataataataataacagaaAGGATTTTTTTCCTTCCTATTTTAAGGCCATCATACAACGTCGGGTTAATGGTGGCATGTAGGAGCGAGAAAAATGCGGGGAGAGAAATTTAAAACGGGAAGAACCCACTGGTTAATGTTTTTTCGACGCAAAAAGGcatttcatattttcttaaGAGTATTTCGGTGACGGGATTAATCGCTCTGCCGTTGCCGTTTCGTCTCCCTGAATGCCTCACCAGTGTTCAGGGTTCGTTGTCCAGATATTTTTTTCGttattgttgtttattttgttcattttttctCCTCAATTGGTGATGAGAATGTGTTTGGAAGCTGTTTGTCTGTAATCATtgcatttgtttgtttgtttgtttgtttttttttttttttttttttttttttttttttttggatgatTCTATGGGCATCACCATGGTATAGTATATTTATTTGTTCACAAAATATTGAAGCTACGTCCATTTTCAatctttatcattttttttcatgatttctatgtttttattattttcgttacATTGATTATGCAAAACGAGGATATTCATTTAAGAATGACGGCAAATGACCATATTGGTATTCCTGTGCAGTCCATTTTGGCGACCTTTAAGCGGAGGAGCGAGGGAATAATATGATGGTATGTGTGATGTATCTCAACATTTTCTTACAGTTTTTTGCGCATTTTGTGTATCTGAGTTTTGATTCCTGTGTGTAGAATCCAGTTACATCCTGGATTTtaaacatattgattgatgtttTGCAGGTGTCCGGAGATTAGCACCTTAGTTCGAGTTGTTgatttttgctgtcttttttgTGCGAATTTCAAGTAAGACATCCTTAAGTTCCTGCAAACCAGAATCTTTGGTTTAACACTTAGGGAATTGATTTTTCTTCCATATGATACCAGAATTTTGATTTgtgtttgtgtttgaaatacCTACTGTTAGTCATTGAATGAATGACTCGCAAATTGGCTCTGGCTAAGGTCAATTAAATAGAAAGAAACATTGATTCTCCCAACGATAGCAATTGAGGATATTCAATCCAATTTTCCATCAAGGCTTGGGATCGGCGACTGAGAACTGGTAGCAAAATGATTCTAACAAACTGAatagaaatttatatgaaacaGCAGTATTATAAGTTTATTGAACTCGTCGATGAATCTTGAAATCTTAAATTTTGCTTTTTGTTTTTACAGGCATGTGATGTCTAATCTCCCAGAGAAGGCAAACCCTCTAGAAATCCTTTAAGAAGCAACCTTTAGCATGTATAATAGCCATTATCACCTGCATGATATTTCTAAAAATGGCTGTAGCCGTTGATCAAGGTCATGAATTCAAGCCATTCCTCCGACCCCCAAGATACAAACTCCAATCCTTCACTCAGCTCGACTACAAAATGCTCGACTTTAGTCAATCCAAACTCGCACAATCTTTGAAACATGCCTTCCAGTCTACCAACATCTACAGAAGCTTTTCCACCCCATGCCTATCTAATTCTTCCACAGTAGAAGAAGAGTTTGGTCCCAATGCCAGAATTGAAATAATAGGGGGCCACACTGCACCAAGAGTACGTGCTCTGGTTGTGGAAGTTGCAATAGCCATAGCTTCTGGTGTCAATCCAGAGCCAGCATCTAATGGGCTTGGCGGTGCCTACTTTATGCGCTCTCGAGATGGTGATACTATAGCTGTTGCGAAGCCTATGGACGAGGAACCTCTAGCATTCAATAATCCAAAATGTTTTGGTGGGCGGATGTTAGGCCAACCTGGCATGAAACACTCCATTAGGATCGGTGAAGCAGGTCTTCGTGAAGCAGCAGCTTATCTTCTTGATCATGATGGTTTTTCCAGTGTCCCACCAACAGCATTGGTTAAATTTTCTCACGTCAAGTTCAACATGAATAACGTGGAAGCAGATTTGTCTCCGCCCCTTAAAATTGCATCACTTCAATGTTATGTGAAGCATGATTCTGATGCAGGAGATTTGGGCCCTTCAAGCTTCTCAGTCACTTCTGTACACCATATTGGTATTTTAGATGTGAGGCTAATGAATCTTGACAGACACGCGGGGAATATTCTTGTGAAGCAAGAGAAAGAGAATTATGCTGGGGGGAATGCCGAGTTAGTTCCCATTGACCATGGGTTTTGCTTGCCTGAGTCACTCGAAGATCCATATTTCGAATGGCTGCACTGGCCTCAATCTTCGATACCATTTTCTGAGTCCGAAGTTGAGTACATATCTGGTCTCGATCCGTTTAAAGACGCAGAGCTGCTAAGAACTGAGCTTCCATTAATTCGAGAGTCTTCCATCCGAGTTCTTGTGCTCTGTACGATCTTTCTGAAGCAAGCAACCAAATTTAGGCTATGTCTTGCTGACATAGGTGAAATGATGACTCGAGAATTTCATGGAGGGGAAGAGAATTGGAGCACGTTGGAGATTCTATGTTTAAATGCTAAAGTCAACCTGAATGATAGAAATTGTGATGATAATACCAGGGATAATCAAAATGTAGAAGAAGTTAATGAGATGTTCCAATTTGACGATGACGAAGATGAAATGAAAGAAGACCTCGACAAAGATTCAGGCTTCCCCCAAATGTTACATAAACCCCCCCTAAAAGGTGAGCCACCACTAGTTCCAAAATTCTCATCGATGAGTGCATTAGATGTTCCTTCATCGTTTCACTTGAATAAGAGGGAAGATTGTGACAAAGTCCTTGAGAAGAACACCTATTTGGATAATAATTCTTCGAATGAAGATGAACACCAGGACGATAATCTTAAATCCAGTGGATTGATGCGGAGCCTGAGTTGCGCTGTACCAAATTATAGCCATGATGTTCAGGTTATTTCTTTCGAGGAAATGAACGAGGAAGAATGGCAGTTGTTCTTGGAGAGTTTTGAAAGACTTTTGCCCGAGGCATTCGAGGGAAGGTCTATGTGCTCATCTAAGCAAAGATTGGGATCTTCTTGTGAGTTTTGAAGAGATAATCCGAAGATCAAGAATCACGTGAGTAGTGTCAAGTAACCATGTATATTAGCACCATGGAATATGACTTTCTGTATGTTGTAGATACAAGATTCTTATGTGGGAGGAAAAGTGATAGGCAACAAGACATCCTTTCCTCCCTCGCTTGTTTTTGCATGTTTCGTTTTCAATCTTACTCACCTTATGATATAGTTTAGAAGGTAGAGATTTCTTTTTCGTTTAGACTGTACATGAATTGAT
Proteins encoded:
- the LOC140959130 gene encoding transcription elongation factor SPT6 homolog isoform X3 encodes the protein MAGNTFISDDEDEIGVEEEEVDEGPFGDRARDGEYDEDDEDDGQDEYEKDGFIVDDVEEEEGEEEERADSDKERQKKKKRKKRDSERNYVLDEDDYELLQESNISVPRPKLENKKFKRLKKARRDVEEGSSGFSDEEEFDGNGMGGRTAEEKLKRSLFGDDNGQPLEDIAEEDEQAEEEEDVDMGEEDEMADFIVDEEEVDEHGAPVRGKKPKKSKQRPGISSYALQEAHEIFGDVEDLLRIRKLEVRDTYGETGERSLEDQFDPSVLSDKYMTEKDDRIREIDIPERTQISEESTGQPAIDELSVELEREWIFNQLVGGVVPFMNKRGSAAEDLNEVKSHIARFLELMHGQKLDIPFIAMYRKEEIFSLLQEPDEPEADIQNDPNWRATLKWHKVLWTIHDLDKKWLLLQKRKSALQLYYKKRFEEELRRVYDETRLTLNQQLFESVSKSLKAADSERELDDVDSKFNLHFPPGEVVLDEGQFKRPKRRSQYSICSKAGLWEVANKFGYSSEQFGLQISLEKMRMDELEDAKETPEEMASNFTCAMFETSQAVLKGARHMAAVEISCEPCVRRHVRSIFMENALVSTSPTSDGNVAIDSFHQFAGVKWLRDKPLTRFEDATWLLVQKAEEEKLLQVTIKLPEVVLDKLISDSNDYYLSDGVSRSAQLWNEQRKLILHDAFYNFLLPSMEKEARSFLTTRAKTWLLWQFGKLLWDKVSVAPFQQKENDVNTDEEAAPRVMACCWGPGKPATTFVMLDAAGEILDVLNAPSLSLSNQNVNAQQHKRNDQQRVQKFMMDHQPHVVALGAANLSCTRLKEDIYEIIFKMVEDNPRDVGHDMDNLNIFYGDESLPHLYENSRISVDQLPSQEGIIRRSVALGRCLQNPLAMVATLCGPGREILSWKLHPLENFLTPDEKYGKVEQVMVDITNQVGLDINLASSHEWLFAPLQFISGLGPRKAASLQRSLVRAGAIFTRKDLLTHHGLGKKVFINAVGFLRVRRSGLTSSSTQFIDLLDDTRIHPEFYGLAQELAKDIYREDVNDDVNDDDDMLEMAIEHVREKPQLLRAVDVHEYADQKNRLNRKETLNDIRLELIEGFQDRRRPYVEPSQDDEFYMISGETEETLSEGRIVQATVRRIQPQRAICVLESGLTGMLTKEDCADDWRDINELSDKLHEGDIITCKIKSIQKNRYQVFLTCRENEMRNNRLQNHRSMDPYYHEERSATHTEQEKAHKEKELAKKHLKPRIIVHPRFQNITSDEAVEFLSDKDPGESVICPNAHGPTHLTLTLKIYDGVYANKDIVEGGKEHKDITSLLRIGKTLKIGEDTFEDLDEVMDRYVDQLVAHLKAMLNYRKFRRGTKYEVDELLKIEKSENPMRIVYCFGISHEHPGTFILTYIKGSNPHHDYIGLYPKGFKFRKRMFEDIDRLVAYFQRHIDDPLDSSPSIRSVAAMVPMRSPATGGSSGFGGGCSGSAQVDEWRVGQCMDRDRTSRTGRGEYRNGGGQEGHPSRAPRLYGNRGRLRERGSCGQGRQVGVTKVVMAERFRSALIVEASSVADGVVSNASASSIPPSGSSEKSVAVDKTPFGIQASV
- the LOC140959130 gene encoding transcription elongation factor SPT6 homolog isoform X4, with amino-acid sequence MAGNTFISDDEDEIGVEEEEVDEGPFGDRARDGEYDEDDEDDEGQDEYEKDGFIVDDVEEEEGEEEERADSDKERQKKKKRDSERNYVLDEDDYELLQESNISVPRPKLENKKFKRLKKARRDVEEGSSGFSDEEEFDGNGMGGRTAEEKLKRSLFGDDNGQPLEDIAEEDEQAEEEEDVDMGEEDEMADFIVDEEEVDEHGAPVRGKKPKKSKQRPGISSYALQEAHEIFGDVEDLLRIRKLEVRDTYGETGERSLEDQFDPSVLSDKYMTEKDDRIREIDIPERTQISEESTGQPAIDELSVELEREWIFNQLVGGVVPFMNKRGSAAEDLNEVKSHIARFLELMHGQKLDIPFIAMYRKEEIFSLLQEPDEPEADIQNDPNWRATLKWHKVLWTIHDLDKKWLLLQKRKSALQLYYKKRFEEELRRVYDETRLTLNQQLFESVSKSLKAADSERELDDVDSKFNLHFPPGEVVLDEGQFKRPKRRSQYSICSKAGLWEVANKFGYSSEQFGLQISLEKMRMDELEDAKETPEEMASNFTCAMFETSQAVLKGARHMAAVEISCEPCVRRHVRSIFMENALVSTSPTSDGNVAIDSFHQFAGVKWLRDKPLTRFEDATWLLVQKAEEEKLLQVTIKLPEVVLDKLISDSNDYYLSDGVSRSAQLWNEQRKLILHDAFYNFLLPSMEKEARSFLTTRAKTWLLWQFGKLLWDKVSVAPFQQKENDVNTDEEAAPRVMACCWGPGKPATTFVMLDAAGEILDVLNAPSLSLSNQNVNAQQHKRNDQQRVQKFMMDHQPHVVALGAANLSCTRLKEDIYEIIFKMVEDNPRDVGHDMDNLNIFYGDESLPHLYENSRISVDQLPSQEGIIRRSVALGRCLQNPLAMVATLCGPGREILSWKLHPLENFLTPDEKYGKVEQVMVDITNQVGLDINLASSHEWLFAPLQFISGLGPRKAASLQRSLVRAGAIFTRKDLLTHHGLGKKVFINAVGFLRVRRSGLTSSSTQFIDLLDDTRIHPEFYGLAQELAKDIYREDVNDDVNDDDDMLEMAIEHVREKPQLLRAVDVHEYADQKNRLNRKETLNDIRLELIEGFQDRRRPYVEPSQDDEFYMISGETEETLSEGRIVQATVRRIQPQRAICVLESGLTGMLTKEDCADDWRDINELSDKLHEGDIITCKIKSIQKNRYQVFLTCRENEMRNNRLQNHRSMDPYYHEERSATHTEQEKAHKEKELAKKHLKPRIIVHPRFQNITSDEAVEFLSDKDPGESVICPNAHGPTHLTLTLKIYDGVYANKDIVEGGKEHKDITSLLRIGKTLKIGEDTFEDLDEVMDRYVDQLVAHLKAMLNYRKFRRGTKYEVDELLKIEKSENPMRIVYCFGISHEHPGTFILTYIKGSNPHHDYIGLYPKGFKFRKRMFEDIDRLVAYFQRHIDDPLDSSPSIRSVAAMVPMRSPATGGSSGFGGGCSGSAQVDEWRVGQCMDRDRTSRTGRGEYRNGGGQEGHPSRAPRLYGNRGRLRERGSCGQGRQVGVTKVVMAERFRSALIVEASSVADGVVSNASASSIPPSGSSEKSVAVDKTPFGIQASV